In a genomic window of Thalassotalea piscium:
- a CDS encoding glyceraldehyde-3-phosphate dehydrogenase — MTSHLEEEYQISWQERQTFAENMQPIIGQLFRNKGIEISVYGRPLMTATSIDIIKAHKSVALHEESKLRLRESFPFVEALSKMDLAPARIDVGKLAYRYLFQGGANGLSIEQYLEKELADIGKSATAPTSKDVVLYGFGRIGRLLARLLIERAGPSSKLNLRAIVIRPGSEGDLAKRASLLRRDSVHGAFNGSITIDEENSVIKANGAFIQVIYAKSPSDIDYTKYGINNALVVDNTGIWSDEEGLGQHLQSKGVDKVLLTAPAKGDIKNIVYGVNENMILSEDKIISAASCTTNAITPVLKAINDEFGIRNGHVETVHSYTNDQNLIDNYHKAPRRGRSAPLNMVISTTGAAKAVAKALPELKGLLTGNAIRVPTPNVSMAIMNLNLKTATDKQALNDYLRNISLNSNLQNQVDYTASTEIVSTDLVGSRYAGVVDSQATIVDGDRAVLYVWYDNEFGYSCQVVRVMLEMAGIQVPTLPVI; from the coding sequence ATGACGTCTCATCTCGAGGAAGAGTATCAAATTAGTTGGCAAGAGCGCCAAACATTTGCTGAAAATATGCAGCCGATTATTGGACAGCTTTTTAGAAATAAAGGCATTGAAATTTCGGTATATGGTCGTCCATTAATGACGGCTACTTCAATTGATATTATCAAAGCACATAAATCAGTTGCATTGCATGAAGAAAGCAAGCTTCGTTTGCGAGAGAGTTTTCCTTTTGTTGAAGCATTAAGCAAAATGGATTTAGCCCCTGCACGTATTGATGTAGGTAAGCTTGCTTACCGCTATTTATTTCAAGGCGGAGCAAATGGACTTTCAATTGAACAATATTTAGAAAAAGAACTTGCTGATATTGGAAAGTCTGCAACAGCACCTACCTCTAAAGATGTTGTTTTATATGGTTTTGGCCGTATTGGTAGATTACTTGCTCGTTTATTAATTGAGCGTGCGGGACCAAGTTCAAAGCTTAATTTACGTGCTATTGTTATTCGTCCAGGCAGTGAAGGGGACTTAGCAAAGCGTGCTAGTTTACTAAGACGAGATTCTGTACATGGTGCATTCAACGGTAGCATTACTATTGATGAAGAGAATAGCGTAATAAAAGCTAATGGTGCCTTTATTCAGGTGATATACGCCAAATCACCTTCTGATATTGATTACACAAAATATGGTATTAACAATGCCTTAGTCGTTGATAATACTGGTATTTGGAGCGATGAAGAAGGTTTAGGACAGCATTTACAATCAAAAGGTGTTGATAAAGTATTACTAACAGCACCTGCAAAAGGCGATATTAAAAATATTGTTTATGGCGTAAATGAAAATATGATTTTATCTGAAGATAAAATTATATCTGCAGCTAGCTGTACTACAAATGCAATCACGCCGGTACTTAAAGCGATAAATGATGAGTTTGGTATACGTAATGGTCATGTTGAAACCGTTCATTCGTATACTAACGATCAAAATTTGATTGATAATTATCACAAAGCACCTCGCCGTGGTAGAAGCGCACCATTAAATATGGTGATCAGTACAACTGGTGCAGCAAAAGCTGTAGCTAAAGCACTTCCTGAGCTTAAAGGCTTGTTAACAGGTAACGCAATCCGAGTACCTACGCCTAATGTTTCAATGGCGATAATGAATTTAAACCTTAAAACAGCTACTGACAAGCAAGCGTTAAATGATTATTTACGCAATATTTCATTAAATTCAAACTTACAAAACCAAGTAGACTATACAGCCTCAACTGAAATTGTTTCGACAGATTTAGTTGGCTCACGTTACGCAGGTGTTGTTGATTCACAAGCAACAATTGTAGATGGTGATCGTGCTGTACTTTATGTTTGGTATGATAATGAGTTTGGTTATAGCTGCCAAGTAGTGCGTGTAATGTTAGAAATGGCGGGAATTCAAGTGCCTACATTACCCGTTATTTAG
- the msrB gene encoding peptide-methionine (R)-S-oxide reductase MsrB — translation MTKDPYKDKLSDDAYRVCRLAATEQPFSGKYNDHWLDGVYHCVCCDQPLFQSSKKFDAGCGWPSFYQAIEGNVNYLPDHSHNMVRTEIECLQCNSHLGHVFDDGPKPTGKRYCVNSLSLTFVAK, via the coding sequence ATGACTAAAGATCCCTACAAAGATAAATTAAGTGACGACGCTTATCGTGTATGTCGTTTAGCTGCAACAGAGCAACCTTTCTCAGGAAAATACAACGATCACTGGTTAGATGGCGTATACCATTGTGTTTGTTGCGACCAACCATTATTTCAGTCTTCGAAAAAGTTTGATGCCGGTTGTGGCTGGCCAAGCTTTTATCAGGCAATTGAAGGAAACGTTAACTATTTACCTGACCATTCACACAATATGGTGAGAACAGAAATAGAATGTTTACAGTGTAACTCACATTTAGGTCATGTATTCGATGACGGGCCTAAACCAACGGGTAAACGCTACTGTGTAAACTCATTGAGTTTAACCTTTGTTGCAAAATAA
- a CDS encoding cytoplasmic protein translates to MNTTTPVNTETAHGIKTANLVKDQTEVEGQMALDLIQSANINTQLAAPAPVGHKGHIINITA, encoded by the coding sequence ATGAATACAACAACCCCAGTTAACACTGAAACAGCACACGGTATTAAAACGGCTAACTTAGTTAAGGATCAAACTGAAGTCGAAGGCCAAATGGCCTTAGATTTAATACAATCTGCAAATATTAATACCCAGTTAGCTGCTCCAGCACCCGTGGGACATAAGGGCCATATTATCAACATAACGGCTTAA
- the gap gene encoding type I glyceraldehyde-3-phosphate dehydrogenase: MTIKVGINGFGRIGRFVFRAATERTDVEVVGVNDLIDIDYMAYLLKYDSTHGRFNGTVEVIKNKLVVNGKPIRVSAERDPKNLKWDEINTDVVVEATGLFLKDETARQHITAGAKKVVLTAPSKDNTPMFVMGVNNIEYKGQDIVSNASCTTNCLAPIAKVLNDNWGIKVGLMTTVHATTATQKTVDGPSAKDWRGGRGAGQNIIPSSTGAAKAVGKVIPELNGKLTGMAFRVPTPNVSVVDLTVNLEKPASYQQICDAMKLASQGELLGVLGYTEDNVVSNDFIGETCTSVFDAGAGIALTDTFVKVVSWYDNEIGYSNKVLDLVSYISK; this comes from the coding sequence ATGACTATTAAAGTTGGTATAAACGGTTTTGGTCGCATAGGCCGTTTTGTTTTTAGAGCAGCAACAGAGCGCACAGATGTTGAAGTTGTAGGTGTTAATGACCTGATAGATATAGATTACATGGCCTATTTGTTAAAGTATGACTCAACTCATGGCCGTTTTAATGGTACTGTCGAAGTAATTAAAAACAAGTTAGTTGTTAATGGTAAACCTATCAGAGTTAGTGCCGAACGTGACCCCAAAAACTTGAAATGGGATGAAATAAACACTGACGTGGTGGTTGAAGCTACAGGTTTATTTTTAAAAGACGAAACAGCACGGCAGCACATTACGGCTGGTGCCAAAAAAGTTGTACTTACTGCACCTTCCAAAGACAACACACCAATGTTTGTAATGGGGGTTAATAATATTGAGTACAAAGGACAAGATATTGTATCAAATGCTTCTTGCACTACTAACTGTCTAGCGCCTATCGCAAAGGTTTTAAATGATAACTGGGGAATAAAAGTCGGTTTAATGACAACTGTGCACGCTACAACAGCGACACAAAAAACAGTTGATGGACCATCCGCTAAAGACTGGCGAGGTGGCCGGGGTGCTGGGCAAAACATTATTCCTTCATCAACTGGAGCTGCAAAGGCTGTAGGTAAAGTAATACCTGAATTAAATGGTAAATTAACAGGTATGGCATTTAGAGTACCTACACCAAATGTTTCTGTTGTTGACCTCACGGTAAATCTAGAAAAACCTGCAAGTTATCAACAGATCTGTGATGCAATGAAATTAGCTTCTCAAGGCGAGCTTCTCGGTGTATTGGGATACACAGAAGATAACGTTGTATCAAATGACTTTATTGGGGAGACATGTACTTCTGTTTTTGACGCAGGTGCAGGAATAGCACTCACAGATACTTTCGTTAAGGTTGTTTCTTGGTATGATAACGAGATAGGGTATTCAAACAAAGTATTAGATTTAGTCTCTTATATTTCTAAATAG
- the gndA gene encoding NADP-dependent phosphogluconate dehydrogenase codes for MVQNTECDIGFVGLGVMGKNLVLNLADNGYTVAAFDLDNEKIKTTIIQEKYESKQDKVRVVGCASYAELLTSLKSPHLIVLSVPAGYPVDQVCECLINGGIEPCDIVIDTGNSLWTDTVEREKKYKDNFILFSSAVSGGEVGARFGPSLMPSGSEYAWTRIKPIWEAISAKVDPETGKPINRNHPGEIVNYGEPCTTYIGPAGAGHFVKMVHNGIEYADMQIICEAYQALRDGLQLSADEIANIFEQWNKGPLESYLMEISVDVLRHKLTVNGKLTSVVDLIIDKAGQKGTGLWTAISSLELGTPAPTIAQAVYARSMSAMKSVRVKASSLLTGPDVNELTEQEKAVFIENLHDAVYCSKICAYAQGFQLMKDAQKEQGWQLNFSSIAKIWRAGCIIRAVFLQSITQAFEREPTLESLLVDPYFVEQLNKHQLNWRSAIASISLLGIPVGALSSSLAYFDSMRSNVLPANLLQGQRDYFGAHTFERVDQVQGKKYHIEWATAKKEMKEL; via the coding sequence ATGGTTCAAAACACTGAGTGCGATATTGGGTTTGTTGGCTTGGGTGTCATGGGGAAAAACCTCGTACTAAACCTAGCCGATAACGGATATACTGTTGCAGCTTTTGACCTTGATAATGAAAAAATAAAAACAACAATAATCCAAGAGAAATATGAAAGTAAGCAAGATAAAGTACGTGTTGTTGGTTGTGCTTCTTACGCTGAGTTATTGACTAGTCTTAAATCACCCCATTTAATCGTATTATCTGTTCCTGCCGGATATCCTGTGGATCAAGTTTGTGAGTGTCTTATTAATGGAGGTATCGAACCTTGCGATATTGTCATAGATACAGGTAATAGCCTATGGACAGATACCGTTGAACGTGAAAAAAAATATAAAGATAATTTTATTTTGTTTTCATCAGCTGTTTCTGGTGGCGAAGTAGGGGCGAGATTTGGTCCTTCGTTAATGCCTAGTGGTTCTGAATATGCTTGGACAAGGATCAAACCAATTTGGGAAGCTATTTCAGCCAAAGTTGACCCAGAAACTGGTAAACCTATTAATCGTAATCATCCTGGTGAAATTGTCAACTATGGAGAACCATGTACTACTTACATTGGCCCTGCAGGTGCAGGGCATTTTGTAAAAATGGTGCATAACGGTATTGAATATGCTGATATGCAAATAATTTGTGAAGCTTACCAAGCATTACGCGATGGATTACAATTATCTGCTGACGAAATAGCAAATATATTTGAACAATGGAATAAAGGCCCATTAGAAAGCTACCTTATGGAAATATCAGTCGATGTATTACGTCATAAATTAACAGTTAATGGTAAGCTAACTTCTGTTGTTGATTTAATTATTGATAAGGCAGGCCAAAAAGGCACGGGATTATGGACAGCAATTAGTAGTTTAGAGCTCGGTACCCCTGCACCTACCATCGCGCAAGCAGTTTATGCACGCTCAATGTCAGCGATGAAAAGTGTACGAGTAAAAGCTTCTTCATTATTAACAGGCCCTGACGTTAATGAGTTAACAGAACAAGAAAAAGCTGTTTTTATAGAAAACCTCCATGACGCTGTTTATTGTTCAAAAATATGTGCTTATGCACAAGGGTTCCAATTAATGAAAGATGCTCAGAAAGAGCAAGGCTGGCAACTTAATTTTTCGAGTATAGCTAAAATATGGCGAGCAGGTTGTATCATACGTGCTGTCTTTTTACAGTCAATCACACAGGCGTTTGAGCGAGAGCCTACATTAGAAAGCTTATTAGTTGATCCTTATTTTGTAGAACAACTGAATAAGCATCAGCTTAATTGGCGAAGCGCTATTGCTTCTATATCCTTACTTGGTATACCAGTAGGAGCTCTGTCATCATCGTTAGCATATTTTGATTCAATGCGTAGTAATGTTCTACCGGCTAATTTATTACAAGGACAACGTGATTACTTTGGTGCGCATACTTTTGAAAGGGTAGATCAGGTACAAGGTAAGAAATACCACATTGAATGGGCAACAGCTAAAAAAGAAATGAAGGAACTATAA